A stretch of the Notamacropus eugenii isolate mMacEug1 chromosome 2, mMacEug1.pri_v2, whole genome shotgun sequence genome encodes the following:
- the PAQR6 gene encoding membrane progestin receptor delta, whose protein sequence is MLSIKLPQLLRVHQVPRVFWEDGIISGYRHPTSSALDCVLSSFQMTNETVNIWTHFLPTWYFLWRLLALAEGPGFWSEPYHWPLLVYLLLICLYPFTSCCAHTFSSMSPRARHICYFLDYGALSLYSLGCALTYGAYAMPSSWLSSPLHQLFVPIATVNSLLCTCLSCYSRFLELENPRVSKVLRTAAFAYPFFFDNLPLFYRLLLCSTGGFSCGQEALSANHSYHLLCALLTGFLFASHLPERLAPGRFDYIGHSHQLFHICAVLGTHFQLEAVLADMGARRDWLAAHSPPSSLAATVATMGLAVTGNLLIIAIFTAALLRAPQACPLLQETQPESVGRIKGE, encoded by the exons ATGCTGAGCATCAAGTTACCACAGCTGCTCCGGGTTCATCAGGTCCCTCGG GTCTTCTGGGAAGATGGAATCATTTCAGGATATCGTCACCCTACCAGCTCTGCCCTGGACTGTGTGCTCAGCTCCTTCCAGATGACAAATGAGACTGTCAACATCTGGACCCACTTCCTGCCTACCTG GTATTTCCTGTGGCGGCTTCTGGCCCTGGCTGAGGGTCCTGGCTTCTGGTCAGAGCCGTATCACTGGCCACTGCTAGTGTACCTGCTGCTCATCTGCCTGTATCCATTCACATCCTGCTGTGCCCACACCTTCAGCTCCATGTCACCCCGAGCCCGCCACATCTGTTACTTCCTGGACTATGGTGCCCTCAGCCTCTACAGCCTCG GCTGTGCACTCACCTATGGAGCCTATGCCATGCCTTCCTCCTGGCTCAGCAGCCCCCTGCACCAGCTGTTCGTGCCCATAGCCACAGTCAACTCTCTCCTCTGCACCTGCCTTTCCTGTTATTCGAG GTTTCTAGAACTGGAGAACCCACGGGTCAGTAAGGTCTTACGCACAGCGGCATTTGCCTACCCTTTCTTCTTTGACAACCTCCCGCTTTTTTATCGG CTCCTGCTCTGTTCCACTGGAGGCTTCAGCTGTGGGCAGGAAGCTCTGAGTGCCAATCACAGCTACCACCTGCTCTGTGCCCTGCTCACTGGTTTCCTCTTTGCCTCTCACCTCCCTGAACGTCTGGCACCTGGCCGCTTCGACTATATCG GCCATAGTCACCAGTTGTTCCACATCTGTGCAGTGCTAGGCACTCATTTCCAGTTGGAGGCAGTGCTAGCCGACATGGGAGCAAGGCGAGACTGGCTGGCAGCCCACAGCCCACCCTCATCCTTGGCAGCCACTGTGGCCACCATGGGCCTTGCTGTAACTGGGAACCTGCTCATTATTGCCATCTTTACAGCAGCCCTGCTTCGTGCCCCCCAAGCCTGCCCCCTACTGCAAGAGACCCAGCCTGAGTCAGTGGGGAGGATCAAGGGGGAATGA
- the BGLAP gene encoding osteocalcin — MKIALLLSLLTLATLCLCKQDAQVGSQDSGKRTAFASKRESSELVRRPKRYLYNTQGFPAPYPDPLEQKREVCELNPDCDELADHIGFSEAYRRFYGTA; from the exons ATGAAGATAGCCTTGCTTCTCTCCTTGCTGACCCTGGCCACCCTCTGCCTCTGCAAGCAAG ATGCTCAAGTTGGTTCCCAAGATTCTGGCAAAAGAACAG CCTTTGCCTCCAAGCGTGAGAGCAGTGAGCTGGTGAGGAGACCCAAGCGCTACCTGTACAACACACAAGG GTTTCCTGCTCCATACCCTGACCCCTTGGAGCAGAAACGGGAGGTGTGTGAGCTTAACCCTGACTGTGATGAGTTAGCTGACCACATTGGCTTCAGCGAGGCATATCGGCGATTCTACGGGACAGCCTAG